From Quercus lobata isolate SW786 chromosome 11, ValleyOak3.0 Primary Assembly, whole genome shotgun sequence:
TGGAGATATATGTCAAATGATCTCCTTATCGTAGCCCTTTGAAAAGGTTGAAACAGCCAAACCTGAAACCTGCCTTCATTTAGCAACAGTGTGTATTATACTGTTGCTATGCATTGGTATACCCAATTAACGAAACTAGTCGCAATCCCGCGCATctagttattttaaaataaaataaaatatataatttattttttaaaatattcataaaattatattttaggaCTAACATAATGTTTTCTCATAAgagaatttcattttaaatgtattaaactattaattaagaattttttttttctatataactatttacaaaaccaacaaaaggcaagggtccttttttttttttaattaatgaattttgtgttccctataaataaaaatttatatattatgttatattatattttatattaagatTATCTTCATCTATTTTACAAAGTATAGTCATGATTTCTCTTCTTGAATACATTACTTATTTTAATACATCAAATCAAAACATACCTATATGAAGAtgctttgcaaaaaaaaaaaaaatgtctcatCAATCATCATTTTGTGAAATGTCATATCAATCATcgcttaacaatgattaatttgattgattaggaaaataattttttatttataatctaTTAAGATTATTTTCTATGCAGAAACTACAAATTTGTCCTCTTAAAAAGATTATagaataaacaattattagcaaaatctcaTAATTAAGTTTCTATGTGCatcattataataattaataataataacaacaacaacaaaaataataatgaaaatacaattacaaaagCTAAAATATGTCACTCATTCAATTATTTCCACTTGATTAACCTTTGCTTTTATCCAAATAAGTGGCACTATAAGGAATTTCTAATACAATTATTAAGATTACTTTCTCTTcaaaaactaaattttgtttacccaaaatgatttgaaaataaacaaaatttagtaaagtctcatagtttaacatctgattgaatcactaaaaaaaaggaattttttcttttttcattggGAATTGGAATACCAAAATACCTAAATATGCATAAAAGCCGAAACAAATTTgtcaaaaagagaaacaaatgtgAAGTGATAGTtaaatcaacaataacaaaaagaaccaTTAGGGGGGAAAAGGTGGTtgaaacaataataacaaaaaaaaaaaaaaaattaaaagagacaaaattggagagagagagagagaattgaccTTTTTTGTAGTAAACAACTTCGAAAGAATAGGGGAGAGAGGTGGAAATGaagtaaaagaaatttataagaaaatcaaGTTGGAAGAGGAAGAGTGAAAGCAGATGAAAGgttcaaaaaaatgaaaccgTAGAATTTGTGAAGATGAAAGGTTGGACTTGGAAGAGTGGAAGTAGATGAAAGgttcaaaaaagtgaaatcataGAATTTATGAAGATATAAAGgagaaaatttaaacatttataaaggaaatcaaatgaaaattttaagaagcCAATGAGTGGAGAAGATGAAAAACTGAACTAATTAAGAAGACAATGGTTGAAAAAGATGAAAGGTTAAAcaaggtaaaaattaaaataaaaaataaaaaaggctgCTAATAACATGACATAAAAAgagtttttgtaaaatttattttaaaatttccattattatataatagtatagatagatatgtatatacattttttttggttttagattcttcattgattttattGCTTAGTTATAGCGTCTAAATTAAAGTAGGTGAATGTGCATAAGCAAAGTTAAATATAAAGTTAAAACAACTCAAGATGAATGTGTAAAgtcaatctatatatatattgtcaacaaaatttaggaacaaaaattaaataagaaaaagaatgattATGTATTTAATGACATGGTGTATGAGGTGTCGTAATATGAatatagcaacaataaatattacgtttcagcttttagatataatattatatatatatatatatatttatttatttatttatatctagatagatagatagatgaTCATCGAATTAGCTAAAAGCAAACGCTCTTGTGCTATTGTCATTAATATCTACATGTCTAACATATCTGTTTAGGTCACACATTTATGTTTTCTTATTAATATCCATattcttatcttttcttttcttttatatgccaaagttgtgaaaaaaaaaaaaatctctccaaAAATGAAGAGAGTGCATTTCATATTAAGGATATGGTAATTAACAAATCTAAACTTGAATATAATGTCGTGTCATTTAAAGTAGTTACCGTTTCTTgtctaaaaaaatagttaacttttttatttggtgGAATAGAGTTTAAATATGACATGAAAACTTGTTCGTCTTTAAAtccatttaaattaaatttaaacctTGAAATAGATAATCCTCATTTCAAAGCAAATGAAGTGAATCTTGAAAACTCCTCACAACTTATCTTTAGCAATGATTTTCAATCCCTCATCCATCTCGCATGACAGCCACACTTGCACCATAGATTAACCTTCCtgactctctttttctcttccctttctcacgtcctttaaaaagttgtatatcAATCAAATAAGCTTAGTTAAGTAGATACTAATTAGTCAATTTCCttgaaaattgaattaaattgagtataaattaattagtccactttttatcttttcaatttgtatgattgcttcttttcttttctttttttttttttttttcctacaacaAGTGGAGGAGAGGGGATTTGAATTCATGTTTTATTTCATGGTAGATGATGCCACACTCGACAAGAAAAACAACCAGTGTCTAACATATCTGTTTAGGTCACACATTTATGTTTTCTTACTAATATCCATATTCTtatcttatcttttcttttcttttatatgccaaagttgtgaaaaaaaaaaaaaaaaaaaaaaatctctccatGTCCTTTGATATGAAGAGAGTGCATTTCATATTAAGGATATGGTAATTAACAAATCTAAACTTGAATATAATGTCGTGTCATTTAAAGTAGTTACTGTTTCTTgtctaaaaaaatagttaacttttttatttggtgGAATAGAGTTTAAATATGACATGAAAACTTGTTCGTCTTTAAAtccatttaaattaaatttaaacctTGAAATAGATAATCCTCATTTCAAAGCAAATGAAGTGAATCTTGAAAACTCCTCACAACTTATCTTTAGCAATGATTTTCAATCCCTCATCCATCTCGCATGACAGCCACACTTGCACCATAGATTAACCTTCCtgactctctttttctcttccctttctcacgtcctttaaaaagttgtatatcAATCAAATAAGCTTAGTTAAGTGGATACTAATTAGTCAATTTCCttgaaaattgaattaaattgagtataaattaattagtccactttttatcttttcaatTTGTATGATtgcttcgttttttttttttttttttttcccctacaaCAAGTGGAGGAGAGGGGATTTGAATTCATGTTTTATTTCATGGTAGATGATGCCACACTCGACAAGAAAAACAACCAGAGTTGTTTTGAATAACAATGACATATATCTCAATTAGCACCTCCTCTCACTTTATGCTCATGTCACttgataaaatgaaaaaaaatagcaaaaataatgCAAAGCAAATGTACATGATTGCATTCAAGAAAAGCTTAACTTCCCACAATCAAAATCGGCTCTCTTCAACAGTAACCCAGCTAGAAATGCAGCCAATATATTGTCTCTAAAGAAGGTTGTCACTTTTCCATTACCCTGCTGTACAAAACCAACAATATAAGCTGTACTTATGAGCTCAATGCTTCTCCATCTCCTCTCTTTGGCATACTTCTTCAACCCCATCTCAATCCTCTTatattcctctctttctctatcaccTTTCCCTTTTGTTTCCTCACTTTGTTCTTTTAGTAAAGCCCCAGCAAGACACCTGGCCAAAACAACACCATCTTCTAAGGCAGCACAACCACCTTGGCCAATGTCTGGGGTCATGGGGTGGAGTGCATCACCAGCTACACATACATTCTCTTTGCTTATGTTTCCCCAAAGAAGCTCCCAGGGATGTCTGTACCTTAATGGAGATGATATAATAGAATCCAGTTCAGTATTTTCAACAATGGCCTTTATCTCATCAGGTACATATTCATTTCCTAACTTGCTTAAGACGAATTGCTTCATTATAATTGGgtcatcttctctctctttatctgcAAGATATGAATAAGAACAAATTGTGATAATGCCAAGAAGTATACAAGGAAATGTTAggaatttgacattttttacgattgcttaaaaaatattttatgattgaAGCAATATCATTTTTACTTGGATCCATCATTGACAACACTTTAATTATGTACCAATTACAACATATTATATCAACATTTCTTAAAAAAGTTAGGAACAAAATTGTGTTgctagatttatttatttatttatttttgttgataattgtGTTCCTAgactttattaaataaaaaatgtaaactatGATTATATTTAGAAACTATTAATATGGAAATTGGATTCAAGTAACCAATCATCTTGAATTGGGTCTTACACCATACATCcatgcacaaaaaaaagaaaaaggtagacaaaatctaaacaaaacTATTTTCATAATTTGCTTACATGAGAAGTTGtgattcaaaaacatcatttttatacATTGATTCACCACTTAAACTACTTGTATTATGCATAAACCATTTCAATTCACATTACAGTTATGAAAGGAATAGAATTTTCTCcacattttacttaaaatggaGAAATTTCATATCATGTTTAATATTTCAGTTTTGGATCTAACTATGTATAGATGGCTATAAGccatttaataatttaaatgacatgacactatttattttgaatcataaaattaatcaatttaaattgagatgaaatgaaattagttgttaaaaaattttgtatcttaGATTTAATGTTCCAATTAACATGCTCCAAAAAGCAAAGAATCAGGCAAGTATTGAATTGGTTCTTTAGGCTCACCTTCATTGGATGTCAAAAACCAATAGACGCCATTGTCATCATACGGAAGAAAACCAGATCGGAATGCTTTCCCAAAGAATTGAAAGAACTTAGGCTCAATCCCATGATTGGACTTGAAATTTACACAACCTCTAATAGCAGCTCTTCCTGTAAAAGTTGGTGCCTTGAAGCCCAGCCACTTTGCCACCACTGAGTTCACTCCATCACACCCAATCAACACCTTCCATTTACAAAGTTGATATTCCAATAAGGCCCAAGTAATTATACAATAAAACACATAGATAGTTTAAGTACtacattatttaattttattgtggATTTGAATCTAAATTCTCCTATGGTGAAGATTAACAATGCTACTTATTCACAAGCCtcttgatattatttttataagctAGAATACCATTTTTGAGATTGGCTTAGGATTCCCACATCACTAATTACTAAAGAGTGAGAATATGTGTGACCTAAGTGCCCAAGTATTCATTTTGAGTTTGATTTATGATTCACATCTATAAAAATTTTGGACACAATTTTTCTCCAAATCatttttgaagaattttctctcatttattaTGTGGAGATCCATAAAACCACACTCAAGTGTATTACTTAAATAATTCGCACCACTTATTAAATAGATCATGTGACTAAAATAGGCATGAATAATTTTATCATTCCCCATACATCGGAGACCTTATTCTAAAATATTTCATCTACTCCTTTACCTAATTCATAAAGAAATCACCATCCTCTTTAACTTGCTAATTTGTGATAAATATGAATTGAGCATATGTGGTCCCAGAAGATAAACGATCCACTCATCTATAAAATCTTTCATAATCATTTATCTTTTCTGGGCCTACCTTGTTGGCTGCTTATACATCCAACCAGGCAGATTAGGTGCAAAGTATGAACACAGAAAACCACCTTTCGGCTAAgacttttataacaaaaataatatacatgTCACTAACCAAAAATATCTCATAAgaaagatactttttttttttgctgaatcatATAGAAGATACAGGAATATACATGTATTCCCCCTTTTTGCAACGAGTGGGTTACCCACatctatgagattttttttttttttttggagaaaaacaTCTATGAGATTCTTATATTATGAGTGAAGATGCATATATCCACCCACACACTTATGAGACTCTTATATTATGAGTGAAGATACATATATTCAATGTATGAGATAATTATAGTATTTAAtaggtcttttattttatacatcAAGTAAATGCTTTCAACACTCACTCTTGTGCTGGCAGCAAGAAGCTTGAACATTACCCAGACAATGacccaaaagaaagaaaaaagaaaaagaaaaataggtGATAGTGATACTAACACTTGGGTGAATTTACCTTAGTCTTGAGAATGGTTCCATCAGCAAGATGCACAAGCTTATAGAAGCCTGATATCTCTATAGAAACCACCTTGGAAGAGAACCTAATGGTGCCACTTGGGAGCTCCTTTGTAAGGGCTTCCAACAACAGCTTCCTATTCACACAACGAACTTCGTGGTCTCCACTGCACAAACAGCAATTACCAGGCTTGCTTAAAGCATCTCAATtatgaattataaaattaacataaaattattaaaattgttacaagtgtatatataaattttggtcAACTAAGTTTAGTAAGTTGTATCAATACAACCAGGAGTCTAAAAAGGGATAGTGAGGGCCATTATCCAATGTTAATCCCACCTAAGAATAAGTGAGGTTTTGGGAGGGATTGCACTTGACAGCCCAAAAACTTTTACTATTGCACAGATAGTTAAGAGAAATGCTAGGGatacataaaaatacataattttgtGTCATATGTAACTCACCACGTGGCGACTTGTGAGTGGTGAAAATGTATCTCTACATGGTCCATCATCACACatccaccaatcacaactcaTTACATGTCAAGTTGTgacataaaattatacatttttatgtGTCCATTACATTACTTGATAGTTAATAGGGATGGCAAACGGGGCAGGTACGTCTCAGGTCATGGATGGCCCATTCCCACTTGTCTCTTTTTTTAGACGAAAGTGGGGCAAGTTTAGGTGAGACAGGATGAaagcattttgttttgttataccTAATGAAGAACTCTTCATTGATGAGAGACAAGAATGATGGCATAAAGAGTATTAAAAGAGAATGTTTTGGAGGTTAGTAATAAGATGCGAgtaaaaagcataaaaaatatttttatatatatggagagagagagagagattttcagGATAAGACAAGTAAATCTAACCCCACCCCCATTCCCTTTTGGAAAAATACTCTTCCATATAGTGCTCACAGTGTGTTATTATAGATTGAAAACGTCAGTTAAACCCACGATTTCAGTTATAAAATCAACACACAGTGTGAAAAAACAAACTCCTTCCCCTGTTATGGCAGTAAAAACATTGTAGGACAGGATGGGATTGGTTGGGATAGAAAATTTAGTTATCTTTGTCAATGCAATAATTATCTCAATCTCATACTGTCATAcattacacatatatacatcaTATTTCTCACTGTGTGGGTCCTATGGGATCCACATATTATTAGAGCGAGAATGAGGATGCATAAAGATCATGTACAAGATATTTTCTCCTGTCAATGTGCCCtgatatgagagagagagagagagagaggattatAACTTGTATGATATAGGGGCACTTTAATCATTGCTATCTACAACTGCAAGTGCTTTAACTTACTGTTTTCCTTTGGCTTCAAATGACATCGCTGCTGTTTGAACTCCTGAAATTGTAGAGGTAGTGAAATTCCTGCATAAATTATCTGCTGGTCAGAATACATGGTGTGCATGTTCTTGTATTTGTGATGGGAGCTAGTTTCATtattaacattaaaaaagaaaaagagaaacagagcgactatatatttttgatatatCAATGAATCAATAGTAAAAATTAACCAAATACATGTagaagtttatatatattccAAGTTTTTCAATTACCATGGGAAgtaaatcataattaatttgTTCTAAGTTATGTAGTCTTCGCAAAAGGTTTTGCCTtcaaacgatttttttttttttaaacctctGATACTGGACATTAAGCTAACTCACTGAAGCTCTAACAAAATTGGAATGCACAAAACAAGTTACCAAAAAAAGTGACACTAATTAAGAGAGAAGTCTACTTAATTAGTACTTACGCATAAAACTGTTTATGTTGTTGTCGGAGGGAGTCACCAATGCCAATAGCATCTAAGGCCTTCCAAGCATTTGTCCATGTTGTAAAGGCAAATCCTGTGACCCTCAAACTATCTGAGGATTCCAATACTAAGCTTTGAATACCCAACCTACACAAATATTTGCGTTGTTATTGTGTTGGCTTGGATTTGCTTATTTACTTAAAGCATTAGGATCTCTCCATTTTGAGAAAGTGAGAATTTTAACAAACTGGGTAtgaaactataaataaataagttaatacataaactatatattaaaaaaaaaaaaaagactaaaccAATTAACCAAATGTACAAACATGGACATGGatgtaaaaatagagagaggaaGGGTACCTATGAAGTCCTAAAGATGTTGTAAGGCCAGCAATTCCAGCTCCCACAATCACAATGTCTTGCACTTCTTCCATGATATTTTGCCTATTTTTCTTAGGAGAAGGAGAATGAGAATtggtacttagatttttttttttttttttttttccacaagaTAGAATGGATTTAAAGATAGTATAGTAGTGGGCCTATATATATTGTGGCAGAAATAGCaagttacttatcaaaaaagcaATAGCAAGTTGATTAATGCAATGACGCTATAACAAGGACAATGATGACGAAAGCACATACGAAAATTTGATCTATGACGTAACTTGCTTGTTTGGACTCGGAAGCCAACCGGGACTTTAATTTAAGTCGAATAGCAACCAATGCAGGATAAATATCATGATAGGAATTAAAGTGTGTTAGGATTCAGGGAGTTTATCTCTGTGGGCCTACAAGTCTTTTCTGCTCtccaaattagaaaaaaaataaatggagagaaaatttaaggaaatgaaatgtcaaaattaCCCTCACTTCTTGatccatcaacttttgttaataataataataatatatcaactttccatctttttactttttcatcttttttagtagatatattttttgataacctTCTCTAGTAGATATataataatgaaatatatatatatatatatatatatcttattctcttaagattttctaTCTTCTCAACCATATAAAGCAAGGTTGAAAATAAATTCAGCCaagtattaaaatataaaaaaaaattcatttattttgattttgaacatgagctcatttttaattttgttaaacaaGTTCaatcttatttaaaaattacttgattaactttttattttttaaacaattaaagCTTGTTAGTCATTCTTAAATCCATACTAATAGCTAATAACTAAATTATTGTTGAAACAATATTAATAATCCACTCAACAATGGTCCCTTAAATCTAATGGGGTTTCATAGTCATACCTTCTCTAGGTCTACCTATTTGGGATACATCCAACAAGAAGGTGCACATTACAAAAAACAGCAGACTGCTCTTTCTGCTTTATacttacaaaacaaaatttcaaacatgAAATATGGGTCACTAGTCACTTTAGTCAGCACCAGTACTATTTAAATGGACTGTGAGATTAGGTAATTTAGACAGTATCTTTTAATTTAggcaatcatatttaaattcaaatatgattgcacattattccttaaaaaaaaaaaaaaaatgattgcgCATTATGAACTGTACTTAGACAGTCTTTGGTATCTGTCAAAGTGGTGGAgaacactttatttttttaatcggGAAGGATCTATCGGAATCTTCAAACCTTTTTGATCCAACTCTCCTCCAGAGAGCCCCAAGGTTCACGAACGGGCTATTGGGAAAAAATCCTAAATCTCCTCAATGATTATGggtgaattaaaataaatgattgccaagcaataaaaatttatatgaaaacaaaaatttcagcaaataccaacaaaaaaacaacaatacaTAACATCAAATCTCATTTGAAAAAACTCTTCGATGTAGatggaaaattgagttttaggATTACAACTCTTAAGTTTATGCAAAACATGAGTCCACACTAAATTGGAGAAACAACAAATAAATCTTAAGGAGTAAATATAATTTCTTCACAAAACCTAGTAGCATGATCTTCCTTTGAACATTCCAACACTCTTTGAGGAGTAGTTGATGTCAGGCAATGCATATGCATGAGAGATATGTGTTGCATTATTACATAGTTCTAAAAGTATATTTTCCTTGCATGTTTGGGCTCTAGGGTATGTTTAGAACTTATTCAAACTTTGATTTGAACTGCATCCGTACGTATGTGTTAAGACAAACGATTCTCTCCACTCATTGAAGATCaaagataaaatacaatttGAACACTATGTATCAGTAATTTTCACTTATATAAAAGTTCATACTGATtggaatattaaatataattttataaagaatatggaagattttgaaaaagtaaatagGAAAAATTATTCAAACTTTGATTTGAACCTCATACATAAGATTAGCAGGCAATTTTAAGcagaaatgaatttttattactagTCACATATGTGTTAAGACTTAAAAGATTTTCACCGCTCATTGAAGATTAGAGATACAATCCAATTTGAACTCAATGTATTAGTAATTTGACCAGAATgttgaatataattttataaagaatagggaagattttgaaaaagaaaataggaatAATTACATTATTCAATCCATTTAATTTGAgtgtgtaacaaattaaactgtggagttttaaaagaattaattaaaCAAGTTTCAGATTAAGGTTTAATATAGATTGAGGTTATAGATTTGATTAGTGGGGGAAAAATATATGAGTCATTCCTTTCACATATGGGGTCTACCCTCATGTGAGAGGGAGAACTCATATATCTGATGCATGATTTACCTCCTCAAGAGGGGCATAAATTGATGATGGACTCTCTAGACGCACCCTAACTCTTCTATATTTACTTGGCCAAACCGGCTATAGTGGTAATTTACACAAGACATTAGCTTCATTGACTCTATCATTTTTGCCATACAGAAAAGTAGGACATTATCAACATACATCAAATAAGATACATGGGGCCTCCTTTCTTGACTTCCAGCCACTTTCACTCCTTTGATTGCCCCATAgctatttctttgtcttttattaGCGAC
This genomic window contains:
- the LOC115968074 gene encoding monooxygenase 2-like isoform X1, translated to MEEVQDIVIVGAGIAGLTTSLGLHRLGIQSLVLESSDSLRVTGFAFTTWTNAWKALDAIGIGDSLRQQHKQFYANFTTSTISGVQTAAMSFEAKGKHGDHEVRCVNRKLLLEALTKELPSGTIRFSSKVVSIEISGFYKLVHLADGTILKTKVLIGCDGVNSVVAKWLGFKAPTFTGRAAIRGCVNFKSNHGIEPKFFQFFGKAFRSGFLPYDDNGVYWFLTSNEDKEREDDPIIMKQFVLSKLGNEYVPDEIKAIVENTELDSIISSPLRYRHPWELLWGNISKENVCVAGDALHPMTPDIGQGGCAALEDGVVLARCLAGALLKEQSEETKGKGDREREEYKRIEMGLKKYAKERRWRSIELISTAYIVGFVQQGNGKVTTFFRDNILAAFLAGLLLKRADFDCGKLSFS
- the LOC115968074 gene encoding monooxygenase 2-like isoform X2, with translation MYFYVSLAFLLTICAIVKVFGLSSAIPPKTSLILSGDHEVRCVNRKLLLEALTKELPSGTIRFSSKVVSIEISGFYKLVHLADGTILKTKVLIGCDGVNSVVAKWLGFKAPTFTGRAAIRGCVNFKSNHGIEPKFFQFFGKAFRSGFLPYDDNGVYWFLTSNEDKEREDDPIIMKQFVLSKLGNEYVPDEIKAIVENTELDSIISSPLRYRHPWELLWGNISKENVCVAGDALHPMTPDIGQGGCAALEDGVVLARCLAGALLKEQSEETKGKGDREREEYKRIEMGLKKYAKERRWRSIELISTAYIVGFVQQGNGKVTTFFRDNILAAFLAGLLLKRADFDCGKLSFS